One region of Catenuloplanes indicus genomic DNA includes:
- the egtA gene encoding ergothioneine biosynthesis glutamate--cysteine ligase EgtA, which translates to MSTSTITQPHAPVTDRDQAEAHIASVCFRTGPSRLIGAELEFTVHHADDPARPIDLGTLRRALGPHAPATIAPDSPHETLDNGTPVTVEPGGQVEISSAPFRSLTALYAATEGDRRQLARLLAAEGLVLGESGLDPWRSPRRLLHTPRFDALEKAFDRTGSAGRVMMCNTAGLQACVDAGEPRQLAARWAALYAAGPALMAAFATSHRQGGIDTGWCSARMRAWFGVDRQLTREIDLGADPAHAWARHALAAPLLCVRRDDRDWAAPRGLTFNDWIDGALDTPPTTEDLDYHLTLLFPPIRPRGYLEVRCLDAQPGNEWIAPIAAIAALLADDETTDLAHDLAAPAAGRWEPAARDGLTDPAVARAAHAVLDLAVRRLDRTTLDAPTRNRVSEIIARRLSEESATRP; encoded by the coding sequence TTGTCAACGTCCACCATCACGCAACCGCACGCCCCGGTCACCGATCGGGATCAGGCGGAGGCGCACATCGCCTCCGTCTGTTTCCGCACCGGCCCGTCCCGGCTGATCGGCGCCGAGCTCGAGTTCACGGTCCATCATGCGGACGACCCGGCCCGCCCGATCGATCTCGGCACGCTGCGCCGCGCGCTCGGCCCGCACGCGCCGGCCACGATCGCGCCGGACAGTCCGCACGAGACGCTGGACAACGGCACGCCGGTCACGGTCGAGCCGGGCGGCCAGGTGGAGATCTCGTCCGCCCCGTTCCGCTCGCTGACGGCGCTCTACGCGGCCACCGAGGGCGACCGCCGCCAGCTGGCCCGGCTGCTCGCCGCCGAGGGCCTGGTGCTGGGCGAGAGCGGCCTGGACCCGTGGCGGTCCCCGCGCCGGCTGCTGCACACCCCGCGGTTCGACGCGCTGGAGAAGGCCTTCGACCGCACCGGTTCGGCCGGGCGCGTGATGATGTGCAACACGGCCGGCCTGCAGGCGTGCGTCGACGCGGGCGAACCCCGGCAGCTCGCGGCGCGCTGGGCCGCGCTCTACGCGGCCGGTCCGGCGCTGATGGCCGCGTTCGCCACGTCGCACCGCCAGGGCGGCATCGACACCGGCTGGTGCTCGGCCCGCATGCGTGCCTGGTTCGGCGTCGACCGGCAGCTCACCCGCGAGATAGACCTCGGCGCCGACCCGGCCCACGCGTGGGCCCGGCACGCGCTCGCCGCGCCGCTGCTCTGCGTGCGCCGCGACGACCGCGACTGGGCGGCGCCGCGCGGCCTGACGTTCAACGACTGGATAGACGGCGCGCTGGACACGCCGCCCACGACCGAGGACCTGGACTACCACCTCACGCTGCTGTTCCCGCCGATCCGGCCGCGCGGTTACCTGGAGGTCCGCTGCCTCGACGCGCAGCCCGGCAATGAGTGGATCGCACCGATCGCCGCGATCGCCGCGCTGCTGGCCGACGACGAGACCACCGACCTGGCCCATGACCTGGCCGCGCCGGCCGCCGGCCGCTGGGAGCCGGCCGCCCGGGACGGTCTCACCGACCCGGCCGTCGCCCGCGCCGCGCACGCCGTGCTGGACCTGGCCGTCCGCCGCCTGGACCGCACCACGCTCGACGCGCCCACCCGCAACCGGGTCTCGGAGATCATCGCGCGACGATTGAGCGAGGAGTCAGCGACGCGCCCCTGA
- a CDS encoding serine/threonine-protein kinase, with amino-acid sequence MPEAPTMIAGRYRLGEAIGSGGMGRVWLAHDERLDRDVAIKEIVLPPGSEEDAAVARRRTLREARAAARLNHPGVVGVYDVFEADGKPWIVMEHVPSRSLKEIVQEDGPLDDRQAAVIGLEILEALKAAHKAGVQHRDVKPANVLIADDGRVVLTDFGIATIEGDGLVTSSGQQLHASLDYMAPERAQEGEATEAADLWSLGATLYDAVEGRAPFHRSSAVGTLTAIAADPPDPMERAGALAPVIDGLLKKNPGERLSSAEAGRLLQAAAEGKPRVARASAVPVAPPRKNHDPSTVRPGPARPLIIGAAAVAVLLVVALVAFVAMRPDGTTQTPDDTAAAPGPAASAGAPSAVPSDASASPTAEPSPAGAATPSPTAPAAGGGDDDGGGGPGQGAARPQLPAGWRDYTDPTGFKVYVPNGWAQSQEGTMVYFRSANGRVLGIDQTDQPRPDPVADWSAQRDTRRAGGEFPGYREVKIAEVDYFRKAADWEWSYDTNFGRVHVNNRGVVTSPNQAYGIYWQTMESDWAAANKDLQLIFDSFVPRS; translated from the coding sequence ATGCCAGAGGCCCCCACCATGATCGCCGGACGATACCGTCTCGGCGAAGCGATCGGCTCCGGCGGCATGGGCCGGGTGTGGCTCGCGCACGACGAGCGCCTCGATCGAGATGTCGCCATCAAGGAGATCGTCCTCCCGCCCGGGAGCGAGGAGGACGCGGCGGTGGCCCGCCGCCGGACACTGCGCGAGGCCCGCGCGGCCGCCCGGCTCAACCATCCCGGCGTGGTCGGCGTCTACGACGTGTTCGAGGCGGACGGCAAGCCGTGGATCGTGATGGAGCACGTGCCGTCCCGCTCGCTCAAGGAGATCGTCCAGGAGGACGGGCCGCTCGACGACCGGCAGGCCGCCGTGATCGGGCTGGAGATCCTGGAGGCGCTCAAGGCCGCACACAAGGCCGGTGTCCAGCACCGCGACGTCAAGCCGGCGAACGTGCTGATCGCCGACGACGGCCGCGTGGTGCTGACCGACTTCGGCATCGCCACGATCGAGGGCGACGGGCTGGTCACCAGCTCCGGCCAGCAGCTGCACGCCTCGCTGGACTACATGGCGCCGGAGCGCGCGCAGGAGGGCGAGGCCACCGAGGCGGCCGACCTGTGGTCGCTCGGCGCCACGCTCTACGACGCGGTCGAGGGCCGCGCGCCGTTCCACCGCTCGTCCGCGGTCGGCACGCTGACCGCGATCGCGGCCGACCCGCCGGACCCGATGGAACGCGCCGGCGCGCTCGCCCCGGTGATCGACGGCCTGCTGAAGAAGAACCCGGGCGAGCGCCTGTCCAGCGCGGAGGCGGGCCGGCTGCTGCAGGCCGCGGCGGAGGGCAAGCCCCGGGTCGCGCGCGCGTCCGCGGTGCCGGTCGCGCCACCCAGGAAAAATCATGACCCGTCCACGGTACGGCCCGGGCCGGCCCGGCCGCTGATCATCGGCGCGGCGGCGGTGGCGGTCCTGCTGGTCGTGGCGCTGGTCGCGTTCGTCGCGATGCGGCCGGACGGCACCACGCAGACGCCGGACGACACCGCCGCCGCGCCCGGCCCGGCCGCCAGCGCGGGCGCGCCCTCGGCCGTACCGTCGGATGCCTCTGCCTCTCCGACGGCGGAGCCGTCGCCGGCCGGTGCCGCGACGCCGTCGCCGACCGCACCGGCCGCCGGTGGTGGCGACGACGACGGCGGCGGCGGTCCCGGCCAGGGCGCCGCGCGGCCGCAACTGCCGGCCGGCTGGCGGGACTACACCGATCCGACCGGCTTCAAGGTCTACGTGCCGAACGGGTGGGCGCAGTCGCAGGAGGGGACGATGGTCTACTTCCGCAGCGCCAACGGCCGGGTGCTCGGCATCGACCAGACGGACCAGCCCCGGCCGGACCCGGTGGCGGACTGGAGCGCGCAGCGGGACACCCGCCGCGCCGGTGGCGAGTTCCCCGGGTACCGCGAGGTGAAGATCGCCGAGGTGGACTACTTCCGGAAGGCGGCGGACTGGGAGTGGTCGTACGACACGAACTTCGGGCGGGTGCACGTCAACAACCGCGGCGTGGTCACGTCACCGAACCAGGCGTACGGGATCTACTGGCAGACCATGGAGTCCGACTGGGCCGCGGCGAACAAGGACCTGCAACTGATCTTCGACAGCTTCGTGCCGCGGTCCTGA
- a CDS encoding questin oxidase family protein codes for MADSDLDEAYARLAGTGPERDGWLSNHAPMAVEVLAARGAGDAVHRWIDDYRDRLSERPRGIAPIRPEEWRDPLGDPVRTGDWLDFFARATAAAPWRDVLVTWWPRLLPGIAAGATHGVIRVGHAIRALRARETPERVAELGHGLAYWAARWQPLAPAGSGPYRAGDPRSALDAVPLVRDQRFGIRSRLAQLAAMPSWAATAGAIPTPPGSTIAHRAPGAASGSGVGPDRRAASGGGAAEAAAAIAAIVDAAVARHVTHGYRNPVMLVHAATAPTAVLRVLPVLPAGLHRASLAAAWAATAAVTAAYSAPTPRPAPAGTWPAEETLDRALAGGDPHAIKFADAAIDAYARTGDPRHLTASVTATADIG; via the coding sequence ATGGCGGATTCGGACCTCGACGAGGCGTACGCACGACTGGCCGGCACCGGCCCGGAACGCGACGGCTGGCTCTCCAACCACGCACCGATGGCGGTGGAGGTGCTGGCCGCCCGCGGTGCCGGCGACGCGGTGCACCGATGGATCGACGACTACCGGGACCGGCTCAGCGAACGCCCACGCGGCATCGCCCCGATCCGGCCGGAGGAATGGCGGGACCCGCTCGGCGACCCGGTCCGCACCGGCGACTGGCTGGACTTCTTCGCCCGCGCCACCGCCGCCGCACCGTGGCGGGACGTGCTGGTCACCTGGTGGCCCCGGCTCCTGCCGGGCATCGCCGCCGGTGCCACGCACGGCGTGATCCGGGTCGGCCACGCGATCCGCGCACTACGCGCACGGGAGACACCGGAACGGGTGGCGGAACTGGGTCACGGACTCGCCTACTGGGCGGCGCGCTGGCAGCCGCTGGCACCGGCGGGGTCGGGGCCGTACCGGGCGGGCGACCCGCGGTCCGCGCTGGACGCGGTGCCGCTCGTGCGGGACCAGCGCTTCGGCATCCGGTCCCGGCTGGCGCAGCTGGCGGCGATGCCGTCCTGGGCGGCCACCGCGGGCGCGATTCCCACGCCGCCGGGTTCCACGATCGCGCACCGCGCACCCGGCGCGGCTTCCGGCTCCGGCGTGGGTCCCGATCGTCGCGCGGCTTCCGGTGGCGGAGCGGCCGAGGCCGCGGCGGCGATCGCGGCGATCGTGGACGCGGCGGTGGCGCGGCACGTCACGCACGGGTACCGCAATCCGGTCATGCTGGTGCACGCGGCGACCGCGCCCACGGCTGTGCTGCGGGTCCTTCCGGTACTGCCGGCCGGACTGCACCGGGCCAGCCTGGCCGCGGCGTGGGCGGCGACCGCGGCGGTGACGGCCGCGTACTCCGCGCCCACGCCCCGGCCGGCGCCCGCCGGCACCTGGCCGGCGGAGGAGACGCTGGACCGTGCGCTGGCCGGCGGTGATCCACATGCGATCAAGTTCGCCGACGCGGCCATCGACGCCTACGCACGCACCGGCGATCCCCGCCACCTCACGGCCTCGGTCACGGCCACGGCCGACATCGGCTGA
- a CDS encoding oxygenase MpaB family protein: protein MVARFGAGGAWAERAARPLRLVAGPGARPTADDLTALREALLQRDEPGATLARALLTDRTITQDQVRAALADPGADAPEPMEQFLDTVRVRPSWVDDRLLDRGAEACRTFGLDATLVLAYGSLLGGYRTAAALEPLVRTGRLTGAETARRIAETTEWWRAVTAPGGLRPGAEGHRLTLHVRVMHAMVNHRLEADPSWDHPGRGVPINQYDQASTLGVFSTSFLLHLRLLGVRVSRADGAAVMHLWSYVGALMGVADRWLPYTERTGRRLLYQLLAHDPPPDANSTALARALIDSGAPESRERALSVATWLLGPAALRDLGLPPRMPWFALSRVASNLAATHVAGRFPGGRRRLLARAERQLRRSQATGRHHP from the coding sequence ATGGTCGCACGATTCGGGGCCGGCGGTGCGTGGGCGGAACGCGCCGCCCGCCCGCTCCGGCTCGTGGCCGGTCCCGGCGCACGACCCACCGCGGACGACCTGACCGCGCTCCGGGAAGCGTTGCTGCAGCGCGACGAGCCGGGCGCGACGCTGGCCCGGGCGCTGCTCACCGACCGCACGATCACCCAGGACCAGGTCCGTGCCGCGCTCGCCGACCCCGGCGCCGACGCGCCGGAACCCATGGAGCAGTTCCTCGACACGGTACGGGTACGTCCGTCCTGGGTGGACGACCGACTGCTGGACCGGGGCGCGGAGGCCTGCCGCACGTTCGGTTTGGACGCGACCCTGGTCCTGGCGTACGGCTCGCTGCTCGGCGGTTACCGCACCGCCGCCGCGCTCGAACCGCTGGTCCGCACCGGCCGGCTGACCGGCGCGGAGACCGCGCGCCGGATCGCGGAGACAACCGAGTGGTGGCGCGCCGTGACCGCGCCCGGCGGTCTGCGGCCCGGCGCCGAGGGCCACCGGCTGACGCTGCACGTCCGGGTGATGCACGCGATGGTCAACCACCGGCTGGAGGCGGACCCGTCCTGGGACCACCCCGGCCGCGGCGTCCCGATCAACCAGTACGACCAGGCGAGCACGCTCGGCGTGTTCAGCACGAGCTTCCTGCTGCACCTGCGGCTGCTCGGCGTGCGGGTGAGCCGCGCGGACGGCGCCGCCGTGATGCACCTGTGGAGCTACGTGGGCGCGCTGATGGGGGTCGCCGACCGCTGGCTGCCGTACACCGAACGCACCGGCCGCCGCCTGCTCTACCAGTTGCTCGCCCACGACCCGCCACCGGACGCGAACAGCACCGCGCTCGCCCGCGCCCTGATCGACTCCGGCGCACCCGAGTCCCGGGAGCGCGCGCTCTCCGTCGCCACCTGGCTGCTCGGCCCGGCCGCGCTCCGCGACCTCGGCCTGCCGCCGCGCATGCCGTGGTTCGCCCTGTCCCGCGTCGCCTCGAACCTCGCGGCCACCCACGTCGCCGGCCGGTTCCCGGGCGGCCGCCGCCGGCTCCTCGCCCGCGCCGAACGCCAGCTCCGCCGCTCCCAGGCCACCGGCCGCCATCACCCCTGA
- a CDS encoding polysaccharide deacetylase family protein has product MPRSRTTSLVTAALAVASAALAVVTTGPATAAAACENGYVALTYDDGPNPSTTQALLTALRNANARATFFNTGQRVQQNPALARAQVTAGHWVANHSWSHPHLTQLSAAQMNQELSQTQTAIAQATGVTPRLFRPPYGETNGTLQSVEAQLGLREIIWTVDSQDWNNASTAQIVAAANSLQPGGIILMHDAYQTTINAVPQIVANLAARGLCPGMISPSTGRAVAPDGNGGTDPGPASCTATYAETQRWGDRFNGQVTIRAGSAAITSWTSTVTLSGGQRVSTTWNGSPTWDSSGTVMTMRPNGNGALAPGASTSFGFTVMANGTWTAPAVTCRTP; this is encoded by the coding sequence ATGCCCCGGAGCCGCACCACCTCGCTCGTCACGGCCGCGCTGGCCGTGGCGAGCGCCGCCCTCGCCGTCGTCACCACCGGCCCCGCCACCGCGGCCGCCGCCTGCGAGAACGGTTACGTCGCGCTCACCTACGACGACGGGCCCAACCCGTCCACCACGCAGGCGTTGCTCACCGCGCTGCGCAACGCGAACGCGCGGGCCACGTTCTTCAACACCGGCCAGCGCGTCCAGCAGAACCCCGCGCTGGCCCGCGCCCAGGTGACGGCCGGTCACTGGGTGGCCAACCACAGCTGGAGCCACCCGCACCTGACCCAGCTGTCCGCCGCGCAGATGAACCAGGAGCTGTCCCAGACCCAGACCGCGATCGCGCAGGCCACCGGCGTGACGCCGCGGTTGTTCCGGCCGCCCTACGGCGAGACGAACGGGACGCTGCAGTCGGTCGAGGCGCAGCTCGGCCTGCGCGAGATCATCTGGACCGTCGACTCGCAGGACTGGAACAACGCGTCCACCGCGCAGATCGTCGCGGCCGCGAACTCGCTGCAGCCCGGCGGCATCATCCTGATGCACGACGCCTACCAGACCACGATCAACGCGGTACCGCAGATCGTCGCCAACCTCGCCGCCCGCGGCCTCTGCCCGGGCATGATCTCCCCGTCCACCGGCCGCGCCGTCGCACCGGACGGCAACGGCGGCACCGACCCCGGCCCGGCGTCCTGCACCGCGACCTACGCCGAGACGCAGCGCTGGGGCGACCGCTTCAACGGCCAGGTCACCATCCGGGCCGGCAGCGCCGCCATCACGAGCTGGACCTCCACCGTCACGCTCTCCGGCGGCCAGCGCGTCTCCACCACCTGGAACGGCTCGCCCACCTGGGACTCCTCCGGCACCGTGATGACCATGCGCCCGAACGGCAACGGCGCGCTCGCGCCCGGTGCCAGTACCAGTTTCGGTTTCACCGTCATGGCGAACGGCACCTGGACCGCCCCCGCCGTCACCTGCCGTACCCCCTGA
- a CDS encoding alpha/beta hydrolase, with product MPIRQWWSVLVAGMLAVAAGLTCLILADRGLRTEAVRAGGVPVEIVRGPGATGARPAVVVVHGYAGSGRLMRPFADTLARRGYVVLLPDLAGHGANTRRLDVPAVIDAEIASVVAHARGLPDVDPDRVTLLGHSMGAGAVVRAGAADRRIAATVAISLPGSGTGPGPRRLLLIVGALEPGGFRTAAERAAGDRAAGDRRLVSVPLVEHISVLFAPRTHREAAGWLDAAAGNAAAGNTAAGAGIVPLRRVAAGALTMLGALLLLAAALARGGTGSPAGRPPNAAAATSRASTIRALVARWPANVAASAIRRPADSASPASAIPRSADSAASTSPASEVRRPAGFAAPTSPASATRADPVRRPVTWLAVAAASVLGVLGGGIGAVAAPAPVTGYLIGFFAAVGGGLALAAGLLTGWRRPPVPRWTAAVPALAGGAAVVVPVQLGLTLMVPHGDRWWLVAALALATAALLAGARALAGPGWDLAVLAGTAVPLAAAAVTGLAPGFLMLIAPLLAVLFALCALLAAVARRGGAAWWPSIAAGAVMIAWPVAVALPVSAG from the coding sequence ATGCCGATCCGACAGTGGTGGTCCGTCCTCGTCGCCGGGATGCTGGCGGTGGCCGCCGGGCTGACCTGCCTGATCCTCGCGGACCGGGGTCTGCGCACCGAGGCGGTGCGGGCCGGCGGCGTACCGGTGGAGATCGTCCGGGGGCCCGGTGCGACCGGCGCGCGGCCCGCGGTCGTGGTGGTGCACGGGTACGCCGGCTCCGGCCGGCTGATGCGGCCGTTCGCGGACACCCTGGCCCGCCGCGGGTACGTGGTGCTGCTGCCCGACCTGGCCGGGCACGGCGCGAACACCCGCCGGCTGGACGTGCCGGCGGTGATCGACGCGGAGATCGCGTCCGTGGTCGCGCACGCGCGCGGCCTGCCGGACGTCGACCCGGACCGGGTCACGCTGCTCGGCCACTCGATGGGCGCGGGCGCGGTGGTCCGGGCGGGTGCGGCCGACCGGCGGATCGCGGCCACGGTCGCGATCTCACTGCCCGGCTCCGGCACCGGGCCCGGCCCGCGGCGGCTGCTGCTGATCGTCGGCGCGCTGGAGCCGGGCGGTTTCCGCACCGCGGCCGAGCGGGCGGCCGGTGACCGGGCAGCGGGGGACCGGCGCCTGGTCAGCGTGCCGCTCGTCGAGCACATCAGCGTGCTCTTCGCCCCCCGCACGCACCGCGAGGCTGCCGGCTGGCTGGACGCGGCGGCCGGCAACGCCGCGGCCGGCAACACCGCGGCCGGCGCCGGCATCGTCCCGCTCCGCCGCGTCGCCGCCGGCGCCTTGACCATGCTCGGCGCGCTGCTGCTCCTGGCGGCGGCACTGGCCCGCGGCGGAACCGGTTCACCGGCCGGCCGCCCGCCGAACGCCGCGGCCGCGACGTCACGGGCCTCGACGATCCGGGCGCTCGTTGCCCGGTGGCCGGCGAACGTAGCGGCTTCGGCGATCCGGCGGCCGGCGGACTCTGCGTCGCCCGCCTCGGCGATTCCGCGGTCGGCGGACTCCGCGGCTTCGACGTCACCGGCCTCGGAGGTCCGGCGGCCGGCGGGCTTCGCGGCCCCGACGTCACCGGCCTCCGCGACCCGGGCGGACCCGGTCCGGCGGCCGGTGACCTGGCTGGCCGTCGCGGCGGCGAGCGTGCTCGGCGTCCTCGGCGGCGGGATCGGGGCAGTGGCAGCGCCGGCGCCGGTGACCGGCTATCTGATCGGCTTCTTCGCGGCCGTGGGTGGCGGGCTCGCGCTCGCGGCCGGCCTGCTCACCGGATGGCGGCGTCCACCGGTGCCGAGGTGGACGGCCGCGGTGCCGGCGCTCGCCGGGGGCGCGGCCGTGGTCGTACCGGTGCAGCTGGGTTTGACCTTGATGGTGCCGCACGGGGACCGCTGGTGGCTGGTGGCGGCGCTGGCACTCGCGACGGCCGCGCTGCTGGCCGGGGCGCGGGCGCTGGCCGGGCCGGGGTGGGATCTCGCGGTGCTGGCCGGGACCGCGGTGCCGCTCGCCGCCGCGGCCGTGACCGGCCTGGCGCCGGGCTTTTTGATGCTGATCGC